AAAGAGGAAAACCAAGAATTGCAAATACAACCAAGGAAGCAATCCTGATTGTTGGATTCCCTCCAGTGACACCTTCAACCCTTCTAGAATATTCTATGACCGAACACAAGCTAATGATTGCAGTTGCTGCCATGCAAAGAAACACAACGAAATTGCTCATTGCCCATACGATAGTTGAACCCATCCGCCGACACATTGGCTCAATAAGGATGGAGCTAATCCCAAGAACAACCTAACCGGAAAAAATAAGTTTAAAGTTTACATCCACTTAGAAGCACGAGAAAATAAGAGAATTTCCAGAACTTCTATGCTAAATTTTCACCTCAGTTCAGTTAACTGTTCATGCGACATAtcatagataaaaaaaaatgcaaattTGATTGATTTTGAGTTCTTACCGAATTCAATAGCAAACCAAATGCACCTTCTCTTACACCTTGATCATAAGCATGTTTCTCATCAGAAGTCCCATTTGGGTTCCCATGGTAAACTTCACGTCCCATCCAATCAGTATCGAACAAAAAGAACGGAAACCATGACAGCTGCCAGGAAGAAATTGGATATACATTAGAATCTAGAAGACAAAGGAAAGAGGCTGGGAACAACTTGCAACAGCTTGACAAATGATATCGCTGACCATTCAAGATGAGCAATAGAAAAATAAGTAGACATGTGTACTAATGATTCAATCAAATAATTTGTGCAAAACATGTATCACATACCCAAGTAAGAGCCATAACAAGAAGCACTGAATTCATTGCTGGTGGTAAATGCCGCATGCTTGTCAACAGATTAACCAAAACTGCTCCAGGGCTATCAGTAAAAGTTTCCATCCGATCATCTTCATTTTTTGACTCAGGAAGCTTTGGACTTTCATTTTTACTCCCACCAACCACAGTATTGACACCAGATGCGTGACCGCTAGAATTTAAATTCCCATTTACAGATTGTTGACTGTTGTCTAATAAAGGAGCGGAATCTGATACATATGCAGGTTTTTCAAGAGGGACCTCTTTAGCAAAATACAGAGTGATAAGAGTGCAGAGCGTGAGGAAGATCTGGAAAATAACAGTCAAATAGATTAGAACAGAAGCAAAAAAAACTGCGTGTACATTCTAAACTTTAAACAAACTCAAAGTCCATCTGTAACCTTTTTCATATGTTAACACTAATAGAGAGCCACAGGCATATTTAGTCCTTCATGGGATGCCCAATACCAAGTATTCTGATCATTACAAAGCCAACGAGACAGAAAGGATGATAGTTATCTAGGATGGTAACTATGTTGTTTATGAAAcatctttttgtttctttttctttttccattacAAACTTGTCAATAAAAGAGATGCCAACAGGCAAGCAAAGACCTATCGTGATTAAAGATTTAAACATTTCATGACTCAAATTATGTATTTGTCTGTAAGAGTTGGAACTAGGAATGGAATTAATAAAATCAAACAAATTATAGAAAGATTAAGAGGCTTACCACCGCAACTAAAAAGGCTGCTTTTAAATTTGCACAGGCTTCACAACAAGCTTGCGTTTTCAGAAAAGGAAACCATCTACagtttaataaaaataataatcagaTGATCTTGTCTGTAGAAGCCAAACAAAAATATGCTTCTAATGTTATGTAGGGGAGCTGCATATCTTAACAAGAAGAGTGAAGCTTTGGCTACATAGAAAGCCAAACTGATGCAAACATTTGGTTCTCAAGCTGAAGGTGGTTTGTAGCAGAAACTAGGATATAAAGCTCGTGGCTAGGTCAATGGGAAGgacatatatactcaagcaaatcaTAAACTTAAGAAAACTCACTTGTGCCAATTTCCACTGGCACCAGAAGAAAACCCTAGGACATTTCCAACAGCCATCCATGAGCAAAATATTGCATTTGATGAATTCCTTTGATCAGGACCTGTAATTAACACAAAATCAGTAATGATTGATGATCTTGTGGTCTTGGAAGTTACTACCCAAATGCATACATGTCTTACAGTTCTTCAATAATCCTATTAGAATTAGGATGAGTAAAACATCTGACCTGATAGATCAGCGAGAAGAGCGCGAGCTGGGCCCTAGAAAAAAATATGAAATTCAATGCTGGTAGTTGATCCACAAAAACCTAAATCGATAGAAAGAAACCAACAATATAACTTACTTGAACTGTATTGTTAGCCAGGTCCAGCATCCAGAAACCAACCACAAAGACTATCGCTGCACTAGTTCTAGTACCTTTATAAGTACTGCATTTATAGAAGAAATAGTGGTCAAACATGAACCCGGAAGTGCACATTTGAAGAGAAAAGACAGAGTTCACATAGATGCAAGATTCACCTGCAATGCTCCTTCGTATCCCCTATATAATATCCAATGTCTGCAGAAAACCCGATTATTGTCACCTAAATTTGAAAGACACTTCATAATGTCAAAACTAAAAGGACCCTGCAACAGCTACTGAAAAATACAATATATCTTTGAACTCACGGCAGCAGAGATCATGAGAGATCCGATAAGAATAAATGGTCGCCTTCTTCCATATTTAGAATAGCACTTATCACTCCAGATACCAACGCAAGGTTGAACCTAAACACCAATATGAGAATAGATCATGCACAGTTGGCTGAAGAGGCACTTAAACCAGATAAAAAATAAGAACCATATTATTCATAGTCATAGGTTGTCAAAATGAAGATAAAGATACGAataactgaaaggatcttacatcACCTGCTAATATAGAGAAATTAAAATACTGATCAGATAAAGTATTTAAGGTCAAATAACCTACCAGATAACCTTAAGTATAGAGAAActacattttttaatttttgaaaatcaTGGGATATGTAGCAACAATAATCGAAGCTTTGTTTTGTCTTTCAAATGGAACAGCCCTTTGATTCTCACATAAAAGCCACTTTATTTAACATTTTCTTACACTAACAACTTAAAATGAACTGCCAAGTAAATAACCTACCACAAGGCCTGTAATAGGGCCACAAAGCCAAATGAAGGAAGAAAAAGCATGCCCTATTCCAAGCGTCTGCACCAATTAGTTAAAAAAAGGAAAGGATCAGATCAGTGGTGAAACAAGCAATTAAGTGTTTCCATGTCAAGatgtatatatacatatatagtcTTTGTATGAGTGTCATAAAGAGTGAAACAAGATATATTGTTCAGAACTTAGTCGAGCTAGACTAAATAAACAACCATAAAATAATTTGCATGCCCATCTCCCTAAGGCATGATCCAATTTCACAGAACACTCTCAAGTTAAATTTCTGCAGCCCATACCAACATGTGTAAGAGATATGTGGCGATGCATTACACGCCTCATGTAGATCTAGCTTTGAATAACGTCGAACACATCAACGCATGTCcgttatcaaaaaataaataatgcattaCACGCCTCATGCAGATCTAGCTTttgaacaaatcttaaaaatTGGCGCTACATGTAGAAGAAAAATTCCTCTGAGATTTTTCGATTTTGGTCAACTAAAATAGTAAATCAAAGGTTTCGGCACCCATCCAATTTCCGCAACAATGAGAAAACACTGCCTAACATCACAACTATGAATACAGTAACAATTGCTACTACTTGCAGGTTACATAATTGCACAAACCTAATAGTTCAGCAAATGCAGAACCCCGAATCTAAAAGAAAGTCAATACCCTAGGAACTACACACTATACATCGGCAATTTGCTTTTTAGGTTAAGCACATGTATTGATGTTTCATATTGTTTGATTTCTTACCTATCAACCTCTACACAATATACATCTACACGTACCTAATCAAACTTCCTAACAATATGGAAACAGTCTACAACCAGTTCCTACTACTTGCAGGTCCTACAAATCCACAATCGCGCTTACTGAATaaagaaatatttcaaaaaatctaAATGGAAGTGTAAATACCTTAACAACTAAAAAATATAAATCGGCAATTTACTCTTGGAGGCTAAATTGAAAagctttgtcaaaaccattacaGCATTCATGATCTCAACATGCACCTAATTGAACTCCCCAAAATTAACTTCCTTAACACAGAGAAAGCACTGCCCAATATTACAACTATGAGTTTAAAACCAGTGCCCACTTCTTTTAGGTCCTCTAATTCACCCAATAGCTTACTAAACCTAAAATTCTCCAAATCTAAAACGAAGCCTCAATACCTCATTCATGTGCACATGTATTGATACCTAATTAATATGAGATGTATAATTTCCTAGCTAACAAATTCCTATAGTGTTCCAAAACCAAATAATCAAAATATAACAGTATACATGATTTAAAAATCCAACTAGTTTTCATTCCAAAATGAATAAAGGGAGAGTGAATGGAATTACTTACCTGGATATAAGGAGTTAAAAGGGAAAGTTGTAATGCccatccaaattgaacaccagCAGCAACCATACAACTTAGAATCAATGTCTTCATACTAATATTTCTatgattattattgttattatttgaaGATGGAGATCCATTAACATCGGCTGATGAAGATCTAGAATGCAAATCAATATGATGATTTACATCACTTAATCTAACCATTTCAACTTCTTCTCTTAACGTTTCTTCTCTTAGATTCTTGTATAGATATCGTATCGGTACTGAATTCTCCATCTTTTCTATTTCCGTTCAATTCTCACCCAAAAACtatttcttaaaaaaataatcaaaaatctacaaaaattcgGTGAAGTTCCATTAATAAATTACAGATCCCATTCCAAGGTTTCTTCTTTTTCCGGAGTCCCTTCTAAATGAGGTAGTGATTTGTTATTTTAAGGTTTCTACCAAGATCTGAAATACATAAAGAGAGTAATACTCAAATTTGGCGGGTGTACGGAGGATCAGTGCTTGTATACTAATCCTAGTTTCTTCCTTCTCTTGTTAGTAATTTAGTCTCGTATTCTTTTTCTTACATTAATTTTTGTTTGCCATTGTTGGTACACGAAGGGTAAGTTCGTCAAATTAAAGAAATCTTGGTTTCCTCTTTGTTCTCGTTTGGTCCAATAAATAGTCACCGACACCTTTGAGCCTAAGTCTTGCTTTCTCACTCAAACGCGTTGCCATGGATGGCACCAAATTGGACCAACTTGAGTgtgaatattttttttccatccaacggtaaagaatttggtgctggcgagtttcaaACTCAGATCAGTGATATTAACATCCAGTAACTATACCATTGTATTACAATGACACCGGCTTGACTATGGAATGTTAACAGGAGAAATCGGTTTCATTATGAAACTATTTGTTGTAAACATTAACCGTGAGGTTCGGTTCTATTATGGAACCATTTGTTGTAAACtagagccaaaaaaaaaaaaaagcaaaaagaaaaaacagttcTCCTGGGAAGGAGTTTGGGCACTCCATTGGGGTAGAATTTCTCCTGTGGCGTATGCCTTTTTCCATCAACAGTCTTATTGGATGCACATCCAAATGTAGTTTTCCGATTTCTAGAAGTCTAAAAGTGAGAATTTTTTATGAAgtaaaaatattttgtttccgATTTCCGCTTTTGGTATTCAAACGCGTTAAGAAGAAttcgatgttttttttttatattctgaCTCGTACTGAGTTAGATTTCTTACAATACCATTAGTTTTCTTGGGAAACCAAATGCATAGGTATTGACTCAaccatttttattttcaaaccctGCTCCATATAGAGTAGTTATAGGCTTGGGCACTTGTGGCAGCAGTACCGTAGGAAGAGATTTGAGTAAGGCTAAatcttatgggctagattgagctgctagattagctgaaaagtgttgcagttcaaaaagaaaaagtgttgtctatttgttaacactagcTCTCTCTCCTAGTATTTGCTCGCACTTGAACTAGTAGCGAGATAatagcgctgaatggttcagcgctacaAGAATCACcttttcgctgaatggttcagcgctggaaaatttattttttgatctgacggctgagattgattgcgctgaaccaaacagcacTGGGAACTgatgtggactgctaatctagctactAGATTAGCACTGCCATAGGACTTAAGAGGTTTTCCTaactgacgtggactgctaatctagcagctagattagcgcACCATAGGACTTAGCGTTAATGGAGAGTAGAATAGTTTTTAGATTTATGGAAAGATTTGAAATGGTTGGTATATTTTGTGGGTCTAGTGGTAGCTTTTAAGGCCTAACATTTTAGACGCATTGAAGATGTTAAAAGGTGATATTGAGTTGAAGATGTTAGAAAGTGACATTGAGGCTCCTCTTCCTGATCGACCACTACCACTCAGTCAGCCGATCCTTCCACAGTAGTAAAAACAACTTCAGTGCGCAGTATTGCAACACTTGCTTTGAAAGTTGTATATTACTCTTATTTCTTGATGGAAGTAACCCGTTAAGAATATCCTCTCCTTTCAGCAGCGCGATTTCTTCCTCTATAAATAGTTTTACATGGACAACTGGTGCCTGAATAGATTATCAGTACTTATTTTGGACGAATGACTATTTTGCTAACCATAGACAGAAGAGGCTAATGCATGATCTCACAGGATCCAGTTAAAAAACACACTTTTATAAACTCTACACCAGCCAACTTCAAACAACTGCGTAAGCTATATAACTAGACCATAATAGTTAAAACTCGATTCAGTTTTTACTAGCTGGAGTACCTAAATCAGCTGCAGCTTTAGCTGCCTTAGTTAAAGCGCTTGAAACCCATAAAGCTCCTTTTGAAAAGTAGGTACTATTCACCACTGTATGTGCCACTGCCGCAGCTGTTCTTCCAGTTGCAGATGCAACTGTTTTGGTAATCTCTGACACTCGGTAAGTCTCATCCACAGATTTTACTGCCCCGACCCCTGTCATTATCTTATCTGTAAGTCCGATTCTTTTGCTGACTTCACAAACCTTTGCACCTGCAGAAGCTGAAACATGATAAGACTCGTCCAGTGCTTTGGCCTTGATCAGCGCATCTTTGCCCAGTACATATCCTTTGGATAGCATGGTTACAACTACTTCTTGGGCCAGTGTTACTGCTTCTCCAGGGGTTGAAACAAATTGATTTGCATGTGTTGCATGCTAATATGATAGAAGGATCAGATACATATGAAACACGATTAATTTTCAGAAAACACATAGGTACTCAATGAgttccatcaaaacaaaatacTCGTGAGTTTGACTATCTTTCAGGAGATAGATTTTTGGACTGAAGTCTTTTTCTCGTTTCATATGGAATTCATATGGAATTCAAATGTTAAGCTTACCGTGT
This genomic stretch from Papaver somniferum cultivar HN1 chromosome 5, ASM357369v1, whole genome shotgun sequence harbors:
- the LOC113281622 gene encoding binding partner of ACD11 1-like; protein product: MNSGGYTYTVEVTSLSPNASEKDVYEFFAFSGEIEQVDIIRSGEYACTAYVTFKDPHSLETAVLLSGATIVDQRVCITPWGIQYTDQFDFWNRPTWKIDDETVSHTHATHANQFVSTPGEAVTLAQEVVVTMLSKGYVLGKDALIKAKALDESYHVSASAGAKVCEVSKRIGLTDKIMTGVGAVKSVDETYRVSEITKTVASATGRTAAAVAHTVVNSTYFSKGALWVSSALTKAAKAAADLGTPASKN
- the LOC113281621 gene encoding sucrose transport protein SUC3-like; translated protein: MENSVPIRYLYKNLREETLREEVEMVRLSDVNHHIDLHSRSSSADVNGSPSSNNNNNNHRNISMKTLILSCMVAAGVQFGWALQLSLLTPYIQTLGIGHAFSSFIWLCGPITGLVVQPCVGIWSDKCYSKYGRRRPFILIGSLMISAAVTIIGFSADIGYYIGDTKEHCSTYKGTRTSAAIVFVVGFWMLDLANNTVQGPARALLADLSGPDQRNSSNAIFCSWMAVGNVLGFSSGASGNWHKWFPFLKTQACCEACANLKAAFLVAVIFLTLCTLITLYFAKEVPLEKPAYVSDSAPLLDNSQQSVNGNLNSSGHASGVNTVVGGSKNESPKLPESKNEDDRMETFTDSPGAVLVNLLTSMRHLPPAMNSVLLVMALTWLSWFPFFLFDTDWMGREVYHGNPNGTSDEKHAYDQGVREGAFGLLLNSVVLGISSILIEPMCRRMGSTIVWAMSNFVVFLCMAATAIISLCSVIEYSRRVEGVTGGNPTIRIASLVVFAILGFPLSITYSVPFSVTAELTADTGGGQGLAIGVLNLAIVVPQMVVSLGAGPWDALFGGGNVPAFVMASFAALAGATIAIMRLPKLASNSYKSVGMHMG